One segment of Carya illinoinensis cultivar Pawnee chromosome 1, C.illinoinensisPawnee_v1, whole genome shotgun sequence DNA contains the following:
- the LOC122281042 gene encoding threonine synthase, chloroplastic-like has protein sequence MAASSCSIFQSYALSLKPKTPPPPNPPPKCHFFPIKASTNSTPSPTPPKHTVSKPRRPADENIRDEARRNNHIHSHRFSAKYVPFNADASASTESYSLDDIVYRSVSGGLLDVQHDMAALKNYDGKHWRDLFDSRVGKTTWPYGSGVWSKKEWVLPEIDGDDIVSAFEGNSNLFWAERFGKQFLGMNDLWVKHCGISHTGSFKDLGMTVLVSQVNRLRKMNRPVVGVGCASTGDTSAALSAYCASAGIPSIVFLPANRISIAQLVQPIANGAFVLSLDTDFDGCMQLIREVTSELPIYLANSLNSLRIEGQKTAAIEILQQFDWQVPDWVIVPGGNLGNIYAFYKGFQMCKELGLVDRIPRLVCAQAANANPLYLHYKSGWKDFKPVKANTTFASAIQIGDPVSIDRAVYAIKKSNGIVEEATEEELMDAMAQADSTGMFICPHTGVALTALVKLRNSGVIGPTDRTVVVSTAHGLKFTQSKIDYHSKNIKDMACRFANPPVHVEADFGSVMDVLKKYLLSKAPKH, from the coding sequence ATGGCCGCCTCTTCCTGCTCCATCTTCCAATCCTACGCTCTCTCCCTCAAACCCAAAACCCCCCCTCCTCCAAACCCACCTCCTAAATGTCATTTCTTTCCAATCAAAGCATCCACTAACTCTACTCCTTCCCCTACACCACCAAAACACACAGTATCCAAGCCACGCCGCCCCGCTGACGAGAACATTCGCGATGAGGCCCGCCGCAACAACCACATCCACTCCCACCGCTTCTCCGCCAAGTACGTCCCATTCAACGCCGACGCTTCGGCATCCACGGAGTCTTACTCCCTCGACGACATCGTCTACCGCTCCGTATCCGGCGGCCTCCTCGACGTTCAGCACGACATGGCCGCCCTGAAAAACTACGACGGCAAGCACTGGCGCGACCTCTTTGATTCCCGTGTCGGCAAGACAACGTGGCCCTATGGCTCCGGCGTCTGGTCCAAAAAGGAGTGGGTCCTTCCCGAGATCGACGGCGACGACATCGTCAGCGCCTTCGAGGGCAACTCCAACCTCTTCTGGGCCGAGCGTTTCGGGAAACAGTTTCTGGGCATGAACGACCTCTGGGTCAAGCACTGTGGGATCAGCCACACTGGGAGTTTCAAGGATCTAGGCATGACCGTGCTAGTGAGCCAAGTCAATCGCCTCCGCAAAATGAACCGCCCTGTCGTCGGTGTCGGATGTGCCTCTACCGGAGACACCTCCGCCGCTCTCTCAGCTTATTGCGCCTCCGCCGGAATCCCATCCATTGTCTTCTTACCCGCAAATCGAATTTCGATCGCTCAGTTGGTTCAACCAATCGCAAACGGTGCATTCGTTTTGAGCCTCGACACAGATTTCGACGGCTGTATGCAGCTAATCCGGGAGGTAACCTCAGAATTGCCTATTTATTTAGCGAATTCGCTGAACAGTTTGAGAATAGAGGGTCAAAAAACCGCGGCAATTGAGATATTGCAACAGTTTGATTGGCAAGTACCCGATTGGGTCATTGTCCCGGGCGGAAATCTCGGGAACATATATGCGTTTTACAAAGGGTTCCAGATGTGTAAAGAGTTAGGCCTTGTTGACAGGATTCCCAGGCTTGTTTGTGCTCAAGCGGCAAACGCGAACCCACTGTACTTGCATTACAAATCAGGGTGGAAAGATTTCAAGCCTGTGAAAGCGAACACCACGTTTGCGTCCGCCATTCAAATTGGCGATCCGGTTTCGATTGATAGAGCGGTGTATGCGATTAAGAAGTCAAATGGGATCGTCGAGGAGGCAACCGAGGAGGAATTGATGGACGCAATGGCGCAGGCGGACTCTACTGGGATGTTTATATGTCCGCATACGGGGGTGGCATTGACAGCCTTGGTTAAGTTAAGGAATAGTGGGGTGATAGGGCCTACGGATCGGACGGTGGTGGTGAGCACGGCGCATGGGCTGAAGTTTACGCAGTCGAAGATTGATTATCACTCCAAGAATATCAAGGATATGGCGTGTCGGTTTGCGAACCCGCCCGTGCATGTTGAAGCGGATTTCGGGTCTGTTATGGATGTATTGAAGAAGTATTTGCTGAGCAAGGCACCTAAGCATTAG